The genomic window ATTAAAAAGCTTAATGCAAAGTTTCCGTTAATTAATTGATTGATTTCATGGTGCCCGAAATACCTCGTAATCGGAAAATAGAAAGCAATAATGCCTAATACAATTCCGCCTACAAGAGTTTTAACGTAAATCGGCAATTTTCTGTATTCAAAAACTTTTTTGAAAAATTTTACGACAAAAATAAAAATCCAGCCAAATAAAGTTCCTACAATTCCGAATAATGAAGCATATAGAAAATCATAAACTCCTGTATAATGATATGCTTTCAGATCCCAAGTCGCCCCGATTCCCAAATGAATAATCAGAGCAAACATCAGATAACTGAAACAGCTCGCTACTAGTGCAGGAATAATCGCTTTATAATATTCAACCGCATGTTTGTGATGCAGAATTTCAAGGGAAAAAAGACTTCCTCCAAGCGGAGCACCGAAAAGTGCCGTAAAACCGGATGCCATTCCGGCAATACTTAAAGAACGAAGTTCCTCGCCTTTCAGTCTAAATATTTTTCCCAACCAGGTTCCCGTAGACCCCGTCACCTGAACTAAAGGCGCTTCCGGACCTAAGCTTCCTCCCGATGCCACACAGAAAAGTGAAGATAAAATCATGGAAGGATTGTTTTTAGGTTCTAATTTCCCTTTATTGAATCGGATGTTATTAACAATCAGATGAATTTCTCCCGGATCTCCGATAAAGTGAATTACCAAGCCAGC from Chryseobacterium camelliae includes these protein-coding regions:
- a CDS encoding chloride channel protein — encoded protein: MRINRRRRLIKTFNLLDQPIRFNPFVFSRTFFMWAITGLVGGIIAGFYWIVLEHFTEFLAGFQGWMVIPTMAICGLLAGLVIHFIGDPGEIHLIVNNIRFNKGKLEPKNNPSMILSSLFCVASGGSLGPEAPLVQVTGSTGTWLGKIFRLKGEELRSLSIAGMASGFTALFGAPLGGSLFSLEILHHKHAVEYYKAIIPALVASCFSYLMFALIIHLGIGATWDLKAYHYTGVYDFLYASLFGIVGTLFGWIFIFVVKFFKKVFEYRKLPIYVKTLVGGIVLGIIAFYFPITRYFGHHEINQLINGNFALSFLIVVLIFKILAIAITVTSGWRGGFIIPLFFVGTTLGLIIHNLFPTVDTTLAIVSCMAAINACVTRTPMSTTIILGTLTGFTYFVPILFASLTGYFLAPKIPFIGSQSEKLSEE